From the Desulfovibrio sp. JY genome, one window contains:
- a CDS encoding SurA N-terminal domain-containing protein yields the protein MPRLPKCLVIISLLVALSGSAHAAQLVDRVVAVVNGKLITLFDLDSRVADLVQRTQGISFAPGDPRAEELRRQVLESMINDILIEQEAARLKITVSETELDSQIDELKKKNNLTQTQFLAELAKEGLTLKEFRKRMREDSMKKRLLGFMVHRKVLVTDDEIRDYYEKNKGSLPTTRSILGPKVSGNISFIMVPSKKQAEELRQKISAGTITFADAARKFSVGPGRDQGGDLGDVQVKDLAPPLRDALTAVPAGQVSQPVMLDGKAVLLKLRAGNAPAPAKAPQPAAAAGPSFESVRNQIQETLYKQKFDKLFQDYMDNLRSKAVIEVKL from the coding sequence TTGCCTCGCCTTCCCAAATGCCTCGTCATCATAAGCCTGTTGGTTGCATTGTCCGGCTCCGCCCATGCGGCGCAACTGGTGGACAGGGTGGTTGCCGTGGTCAACGGCAAGCTCATCACCCTGTTCGACCTCGACTCGCGCGTGGCCGACCTTGTGCAGCGCACCCAGGGCATCTCGTTCGCGCCCGGCGACCCCAGGGCCGAGGAGTTGCGTCGTCAGGTCCTGGAGTCCATGATCAACGATATCCTCATCGAGCAGGAAGCCGCCCGGCTCAAGATCACGGTTTCGGAAACCGAGCTCGATTCCCAGATCGATGAGCTGAAAAAGAAAAACAACCTGACGCAGACGCAGTTCCTGGCCGAACTGGCCAAGGAAGGACTCACGCTCAAGGAGTTCCGGAAACGCATGCGTGAGGACAGCATGAAGAAGCGGCTGCTCGGCTTCATGGTGCACCGCAAGGTCCTGGTCACCGACGATGAGATCCGGGACTACTACGAAAAAAACAAAGGCTCCCTGCCGACCACGAGGTCGATTCTCGGCCCCAAGGTCTCCGGCAACATCAGCTTCATCATGGTGCCCAGTAAAAAACAGGCCGAGGAACTGCGCCAGAAGATCAGCGCGGGGACGATCACCTTCGCCGATGCGGCCCGGAAGTTTTCCGTCGGTCCCGGCCGGGATCAGGGCGGGGACCTGGGCGACGTGCAGGTCAAGGACCTGGCCCCGCCGTTGCGTGACGCCCTGACCGCCGTTCCGGCCGGCCAGGTCAGCCAGCCGGTGATGCTCGACGGCAAGGCCGTGCTGCTCAAGCTGCGCGCCGGGAACGCCCCGGCCCCGGCCAAGGCCCCCCAGCCGGCAGCGGCGGCCGGACCGTCCTTCGAGAGCGTCCGGAACCAGATTCAGGAAACGCTGTACAAGCAGAAATTCGACAAGCTCTTCCAGGACTATATGGACAATCTGCGGTCCAAGGCGGTTATCGAGGTCAAGCTGTAA
- a CDS encoding DUF4115 domain-containing protein: MDLSELGTMLREERERQGLSIEAVSDKIKITRSCLTAIEEGNASHLPHPVYAKGFIKNYAKLLGVDQEDFSKRLSEVYQPEEPALDSAPILQGVPDDDCGCTIKSSSKFPVVPAIVVVVIVLIVAGLGWYLYGHVLHKSGAEPETPAPQAAVEPTPKAAPPQPAGEPERPVPTVPVAKPAEPAAPSAPEQASADATTLPPAPATQPAAPTPTPEDQVTQDIATSGPAAGGAHASIPPAPEPAPPAPGAPSAPTLSVGEAGPHTVVITANDRCWIQAGADGGSMREAMLAKGDTFQGRFADYLLVRLGNAGAVEIRFDNKLYPLQATKGAVKTLKFVAKKTEAEAAKTPAATETPPAAAPAVAQAPTQSAAAGPAAGDAAATAKEVEIYGQDGSWVIVTPDKGPSKEIYVKKGQRLTVPFDEKVEIRLGNPSSVVFRYAGKETPVTTEKGESKTIRFP; this comes from the coding sequence ATGGATTTGAGCGAGTTAGGGACAATGCTGCGTGAGGAAAGGGAACGGCAGGGCCTTTCCATCGAGGCCGTGTCGGACAAGATCAAGATCACGCGCAGCTGTCTGACGGCCATCGAGGAGGGCAATGCAAGCCATCTGCCTCACCCGGTGTACGCCAAGGGATTCATAAAAAACTACGCCAAGCTGCTTGGCGTGGATCAGGAAGATTTTTCCAAAAGGCTGTCCGAGGTTTATCAACCCGAGGAACCGGCCCTCGATAGCGCACCGATTTTGCAAGGCGTGCCCGACGACGACTGCGGCTGCACCATCAAGTCGTCCTCGAAGTTCCCGGTCGTGCCGGCCATCGTCGTTGTCGTCATCGTGCTCATCGTGGCGGGGCTCGGCTGGTATCTCTACGGCCATGTCCTGCACAAGTCCGGTGCCGAACCGGAAACCCCGGCCCCCCAGGCCGCGGTCGAACCGACCCCCAAGGCAGCGCCGCCGCAGCCCGCCGGGGAACCGGAACGGCCCGTGCCGACCGTGCCCGTGGCCAAGCCGGCCGAACCGGCCGCGCCGTCGGCTCCGGAACAGGCTTCGGCCGATGCCACGACGCTGCCGCCGGCTCCGGCGACCCAACCGGCCGCGCCGACTCCCACCCCCGAAGATCAGGTCACCCAGGATATCGCCACCAGCGGTCCGGCCGCCGGAGGCGCCCATGCGTCCATCCCCCCCGCGCCCGAACCGGCGCCGCCCGCGCCGGGCGCTCCGTCCGCGCCGACCCTGTCCGTGGGCGAGGCCGGTCCCCATACCGTCGTCATCACGGCCAACGACCGCTGCTGGATTCAGGCCGGCGCGGACGGCGGCTCCATGCGCGAGGCCATGCTGGCCAAAGGCGACACCTTCCAGGGCCGCTTCGCCGATTACCTGCTCGTGCGCCTGGGCAACGCCGGCGCGGTGGAAATCCGCTTCGACAACAAGCTCTATCCGCTCCAGGCCACCAAGGGCGCGGTGAAAACCCTCAAGTTCGTGGCCAAGAAGACCGAGGCCGAGGCCGCCAAGACGCCGGCTGCGACCGAAACGCCGCCAGCTGCCGCCCCGGCTGTGGCCCAGGCCCCGACGCAGTCCGCTGCTGCCGGACCCGCCGCCGGCGATGCCGCCGCCACGGCCAAGGAAGTCGAGATCTACGGCCAGGACGGCAGCTGGGTCATCGTCACGCCGGACAAGGGACCGTCCAAGGAAATCTACGTGAAAAAGGGGCAGCGGCTCACGGTGCCCTTCGATGAAAAGGTCGAGATCCGCCTGGGCAATCCGAGCAGCGTGGTGTTTCGCTACGCTGGCAAGGAAACGCCCGTCACGACCGAAAAGGGCGAAAGCAAGACCATCCGGTTTCCCTAA
- the recO gene encoding DNA repair protein RecO: MEFSEQALVLKVGRFREIDAWVRLFSPVRGGYTAFAFGGMKSRRRFLGCLDPLNHVRFKVRRSGRGGYHCLTEARLLDAPTNLRHDPSRLGMAINCLKFFEAVHIGPQGAADAYALLRAMLAALENASAPSALFPLFFRARLATLHGTFPVCDRCAVCGKPLADDEAVCHVEAGRLTCPDCRHGADHGVRQHLCGEALTLLGLAVSGDPCAWASCRPEPSAAREFSRTVDLLVRYHLGLAWEQGGFVRA; this comes from the coding sequence ATGGAATTTTCCGAACAGGCTCTCGTGCTCAAGGTGGGACGGTTTCGGGAAATCGACGCCTGGGTACGGCTTTTCTCTCCGGTACGTGGCGGGTATACGGCCTTCGCGTTCGGCGGCATGAAAAGCCGCCGTCGTTTTCTTGGCTGCCTGGACCCGCTCAACCATGTCCGCTTCAAGGTGCGGCGTTCGGGGCGTGGCGGGTATCATTGCCTGACCGAGGCCAGGCTGCTTGACGCCCCGACCAACCTGCGCCACGATCCCTCGCGCCTGGGCATGGCCATCAATTGCTTGAAATTTTTCGAGGCCGTGCATATCGGTCCCCAGGGCGCGGCCGATGCCTATGCGCTGTTGCGGGCCATGCTGGCCGCCCTGGAAAACGCGTCCGCGCCGTCGGCGCTTTTTCCGCTTTTTTTTCGGGCCAGGCTCGCGACCCTGCACGGCACTTTTCCGGTTTGCGACCGGTGCGCCGTCTGCGGCAAGCCCTTGGCGGACGACGAAGCCGTCTGCCATGTGGAGGCCGGCCGGCTGACCTGTCCGGATTGCCGGCATGGCGCGGACCACGGCGTGCGGCAGCATCTTTGCGGCGAAGCGCTGACCCTGCTTGGACTGGCCGTCTCCGGCGACCCGTGCGCCTGGGCGTCCTGCCGTCCCGAGCCGTCGGCGGCCCGGGAGTTTTCCCGGACCGTGGACCTGCTCGTGCGCTACCATCTGGGCCTGGCCTGGGAGCAGGGGGGCTTCGTGCGCGCCTGA
- a CDS encoding glycine--tRNA ligase subunit alpha, translated as MYFQDLILTLQHYWAKSGCLVVQGYDTEVGAGTFNPATFFRVIGPEPWKAAYVEPSRRPTDGRYGENPNRLQHYYQFQTILKPSPDNIQDLYLESLAAIGFNAREHDIRFVEDDWESPTLGAWGLGWEVWLDGMEVTQFTYFQQVGGIDLSPVSVEITYGLERICMYLQQKDSVYDLAWNEHVTYGQVHQRGEYEHSRYNFEESDAAMLLHHFNACEKECRRLCELGLAWPAYDYCLKCSHAFNMLEARGAISITERTGYIGRVRALASGLARLYAAQRKELGYPLLNQSA; from the coding sequence ATGTATTTTCAGGATCTCATCTTGACGCTGCAACACTACTGGGCCAAGTCCGGCTGTCTGGTGGTCCAGGGCTACGACACCGAGGTCGGCGCCGGCACCTTCAATCCGGCCACCTTCTTTCGCGTCATCGGCCCTGAACCCTGGAAGGCCGCCTATGTCGAGCCTTCGCGTCGGCCCACCGACGGCCGCTACGGCGAAAATCCCAACCGTCTCCAGCATTATTACCAGTTCCAGACCATCCTGAAACCCTCCCCGGACAACATCCAGGACCTCTACCTGGAGAGTCTGGCCGCCATCGGTTTCAATGCCCGCGAGCATGATATCCGCTTCGTCGAGGACGACTGGGAATCGCCGACCCTCGGCGCCTGGGGCCTGGGTTGGGAAGTCTGGCTCGACGGCATGGAAGTGACCCAGTTCACCTATTTCCAGCAGGTTGGCGGCATCGATCTGTCGCCGGTCTCCGTGGAGATCACCTACGGCCTTGAGCGCATTTGCATGTACCTGCAGCAGAAGGACTCGGTCTACGACCTGGCCTGGAATGAGCACGTGACCTACGGGCAAGTCCACCAGCGCGGCGAATACGAACATTCGCGCTACAATTTCGAGGAATCCGACGCCGCCATGCTGCTCCATCATTTCAACGCCTGCGAGAAGGAATGTCGGCGGCTTTGCGAGCTTGGTCTGGCCTGGCCGGCCTATGACTACTGCCTCAAGTGTTCCCACGCCTTCAACATGCTCGAAGCCCGGGGGGCCATCTCCATTACCGAACGCACCGGCTACATCGGCCGGGTGCGCGCCCTGGCCTCGGGGCTGGCCCGGCTCTACGCCGCCCAGCGCAAGGAACTCGGCTACCCCCTCCTCAATCAAAGCGCATAA
- the glyS gene encoding glycine--tRNA ligase subunit beta has product MPHFLFEIGFEEMPARFLAGLTEEARALFSEELAQVKLGCDTVAAFATPRRLVVSIPELPDASPREEEVVTGPPERVGFDASGNPTPAASGFAKGQGKDVADVFVMETEKGRYLALRKTVGGETAMALLPAICQDVVKKLSFPKRMRWGAREFAFGRPVHWFVALLDDAVVPFSLDDIASGRETRGHRIMGPGPFSIATAKDYFAVIRDQGKVILDAREREAMVRSQAEKLATEAGGTAVINPSLLMEVTGLTEHPVVILGRFDPKFLDVPREVLITSMESHQKSFAVEDGKGGLLPVFLTTLGLMPADLELVRRGWQRVLTARLEDARFFWEADLATDIETWQKKLESVVFLAGLGSMRDKARRLERLCGVVAELAGKPEIMLEASQAGGLAKVDLVSDMVGEFAELQGIMGGIYVRRKGQSKAVSRAVGEQYLPAGPDSPVPASLAGALLSVADKADTLAGCFGNDMAPTGAADPYALRRAALGICRIVIEHGLRFDLMELLQAAIDGYGDLKFKVDRTHLLAKLLDFFGQRLRAYFTGRGFDTLVVEAAVGASFTDIAALSERVTALAAFAAKPDFGQAVLTFKRAANIIRKQGVGAGVPLSGAIKPELLEEQAEKDLAAACEAVFPRYDALFSSGDYAAVLDVLYELRPTVDAFFDNVMVMCDDMDVRLNRLNLLKALVDRLGRVADFAALQV; this is encoded by the coding sequence ATGCCCCATTTTCTGTTCGAGATCGGATTCGAGGAGATGCCGGCCCGGTTTCTGGCCGGACTGACCGAGGAGGCCCGGGCGCTTTTTTCCGAAGAGCTGGCCCAGGTCAAGCTTGGCTGCGACACCGTGGCCGCCTTTGCCACGCCGCGCCGCCTGGTGGTGAGCATCCCGGAACTGCCCGACGCCTCGCCCCGTGAAGAGGAAGTCGTCACCGGCCCGCCCGAGCGCGTGGGTTTCGATGCCTCGGGCAACCCCACGCCCGCCGCTTCGGGCTTTGCCAAGGGCCAGGGCAAGGACGTCGCCGACGTGTTCGTCATGGAAACGGAAAAGGGCCGTTATCTGGCCCTGCGCAAGACCGTGGGCGGCGAGACGGCCATGGCTCTTTTGCCCGCCATCTGCCAGGACGTGGTCAAGAAGCTGTCCTTTCCCAAGCGGATGCGCTGGGGGGCCCGGGAATTCGCCTTCGGCCGCCCGGTGCACTGGTTCGTGGCCCTGCTCGACGACGCGGTGGTGCCTTTCTCCCTGGACGACATCGCCTCGGGCCGGGAAACGCGCGGGCACCGCATCATGGGCCCGGGTCCCTTTTCCATCGCCACGGCCAAGGACTATTTCGCCGTCATCCGCGACCAGGGCAAGGTGATCCTGGACGCCCGGGAACGCGAGGCCATGGTCCGCTCCCAGGCCGAGAAGCTGGCGACCGAAGCCGGCGGCACCGCGGTCATCAATCCGTCGCTGCTGATGGAAGTCACGGGCCTGACCGAGCATCCGGTGGTGATCCTCGGCCGGTTCGACCCCAAATTCCTGGACGTGCCGCGCGAGGTGCTGATTACCAGCATGGAATCGCACCAGAAAAGCTTTGCCGTGGAGGACGGGAAGGGCGGACTGCTGCCGGTCTTCCTCACCACCCTCGGCCTCATGCCGGCCGACCTCGAACTGGTGCGTCGGGGCTGGCAGCGGGTGCTGACGGCCCGCCTGGAAGACGCGCGCTTTTTCTGGGAAGCCGATCTGGCCACCGACATCGAGACCTGGCAGAAAAAGCTCGAAAGCGTGGTTTTTCTGGCCGGCCTTGGCAGCATGCGCGACAAGGCCCGTCGGCTCGAGCGGCTGTGCGGGGTGGTGGCCGAGCTGGCCGGCAAACCCGAGATCATGCTCGAAGCCTCGCAAGCCGGCGGTCTGGCCAAGGTGGATCTGGTTTCGGATATGGTCGGCGAATTCGCCGAATTGCAAGGGATCATGGGCGGCATCTACGTGCGGCGCAAGGGCCAGTCCAAGGCCGTGTCCCGGGCCGTGGGCGAACAATACCTGCCGGCCGGACCGGACAGCCCGGTGCCGGCCAGCCTGGCCGGAGCGCTCCTGTCCGTGGCCGACAAGGCCGACACCTTGGCCGGCTGTTTCGGCAACGACATGGCCCCGACCGGCGCGGCCGATCCGTATGCGCTGCGTCGCGCGGCGCTCGGCATCTGCCGTATCGTCATCGAGCACGGGCTGCGCTTCGACCTCATGGAACTGCTCCAGGCGGCCATCGACGGTTACGGCGACCTGAAGTTCAAGGTGGACCGCACCCATCTTCTGGCCAAGCTGCTCGATTTCTTCGGCCAGCGCCTGCGGGCCTACTTCACCGGACGCGGCTTCGACACCCTGGTGGTCGAGGCGGCGGTCGGCGCGTCGTTTACCGACATCGCGGCCCTGTCCGAGCGCGTGACGGCCCTGGCCGCCTTCGCCGCCAAGCCGGACTTCGGCCAGGCCGTGCTGACCTTCAAACGCGCGGCCAACATCATCCGCAAACAGGGCGTCGGAGCCGGGGTGCCGCTTTCCGGCGCCATCAAGCCCGAGCTCTTGGAAGAACAGGCGGAAAAAGACCTAGCCGCGGCCTGCGAGGCGGTCTTTCCGCGCTACGACGCGCTGTTTTCCTCCGGCGACTATGCCGCCGTGCTCGATGTGCTCTACGAACTGCGCCCGACCGTTGACGCCTTCTTCGACAACGTCATGGTCATGTGCGACGATATGGACGTGCGTTTAAACCGCCTCAACCTGCTCAAGGCCCTGGTCGACCGCCTGGGCCGGGTGGCCGACTTCGCCGCGTTGCAGGTGTAA
- the rpsT gene encoding 30S ribosomal protein S20, with translation MANHKSALKRHRQSLLARARNRAVKTRVRNVIKAVRVALAGGDTAAAETALLTATKALDKAAGKKIIHWKTAARNISRLSTAVNKTKQA, from the coding sequence TTGGCCAATCATAAATCCGCTCTGAAACGGCATCGTCAAAGCCTCTTGGCCCGGGCTCGCAACCGGGCGGTGAAGACCCGCGTGCGCAACGTCATCAAGGCCGTGCGCGTGGCCCTGGCCGGTGGCGACACCGCCGCCGCCGAGACCGCGCTGCTCACCGCCACGAAGGCCCTGGACAAGGCTGCCGGCAAGAAGATCATCCATTGGAAGACCGCTGCCCGCAACATTTCCCGCCTGTCCACCGCCGTCAACAAAACCAAACAGGCCTAG